The following proteins are encoded in a genomic region of Nicotiana sylvestris chromosome 4, ASM39365v2, whole genome shotgun sequence:
- the LOC138890442 gene encoding uncharacterized protein, producing the protein MVAAWGKPSYEDSEDEVGDEQALMDIGESADEQEVSVIHLKDKIKFLSKERLSELLLDFIVESEVINNEKEQLSRECVILKAKGKNLEFKASESDSKNAELKSQVQVKESSKIWYMDSGCSKHMSGSKNQLLSFEDLKGGNVSFGNGKKGEIIGVRKGKKVNNIYIVDFPLFHKMNSHA; encoded by the exons atggttgctgcttggggaaaACCCTCatatgaggattcagaagatgaagttggagatgaacaagcacttatggacATTGGAGAATCAGccgatgaacaagaggtaagtgttattcatctcaaagacaagattaaatttttgtctaaagaaaggctatctgaaTTATTGCTAGACTTCATTGTTGAGTCTGAGGTCataaacaatgagaaggaacaactgtctagggaatgtgtgatcctaaaagccaaggGCAAAAATCTGGAATTCAaggctagtgaaagtgatagtaaaaatgctgagttgaagagccag GTTCAAGTGAAGGAAAGTAGcaaaatatggtacatggatagtggttgctcaaagcatatgtctggaagcaagaaccagctCCTTTCATTTGAGGAtctaaaaggaggtaatgtctcctttggaaatgggaagaaaggtgagatcattggggttagaaag ggaaaaaaagttaacaatatttacattgtagattttcCACTCTTTCATAAAATGAACTCGCAtgcttga